TTATTTACTTTATGTTGAGAGGAAAATAAATTTTTCATTCATAAAAATTGGTGATGCTTTATTAAACCTTCTCAGTATTACAAAAAACTTAGCAACTAATTTGCACGAATGGCATTATTTTAAATCAGGCAAAAAAAAGCAAACTGGATTTCATACTACGATCAGAAAAAAAATTCAACCAGAAATATTAAAGGCTGTTTCTTCCGACTTTTTTCTCATTATCTTCTATCCGGCAACCTCTCTACATCACCCATCTTCAAATCAGGATGTTCTGAAATGATTTTTTGAAAATCCGACAACTCTCCCACATAAGCAGTTATTTTATAAAATATCTTACTTGAGCTTACGTTTGTATCTACATAAAAGGTATCTGCTGTGGAAGTTAGAATGGTAAAGGCCGAATCCGGTAAATTGCTGGAATAGATAACATATCCATCTACACTTATCGGATTGCCATAAATAGTTGTATCTACACTAGCCCAGTTAATTGTTGCGTCTAATCCGTTAAGTTGAATCGTTATATTAGCAGGAGGGGCTGGAAATACATTACTATAAACGGTGATGAAATTATTTTTTTCTTTAGTAACCGTTGAATCATTTTCATCAGTAATTGTTAGTGAAACAGAATAACTCCCATTATTGGAATAAGTGTATGAGGGATTTTGCTCGTAAGAATCTATTTCTCCATCATTCTGGAAATCCCATTCCCATATATCTATATTGCCATTAGATTCGTCAATAAAATTTACAGACAAAGGTGCCAATCCGGTTGTATCTGAAGCAGAAAAATCGGCAATTAAGATAGAATGAGGTGGGTCAGATCCCAATAATTCAAGAGTGGCTGATGATAAATTATCCGACATGTAAATCACAGTATTAGCAGCACTCCAGCCTAAACCAACCGATGCACTATCAATTTCCATCGTTATAGTAAGCAATCTTGTTGAAGTAGTTTGCACAGCTATTCCGCTTGAAATCAATTCAATCTGCAGGAGAGTATTACCCAAAATTTGTGGTATGGTTTCAGATATGCATTCACCCAAATTGCTTGATTGAGGATTTGAGAAAGC
The genomic region above belongs to Candidatus Cloacimonadota bacterium and contains:
- a CDS encoding PKD domain-containing protein; the protein is MMNEMLKSMFKHKGLWQKLNLLLIFGVLLNLFIVNNISAVGETDFYKYQKSERTVSPRTGEDCTLEITNVTLNSRSSYSFDIYITRNDPPWSSNTALGSLYGFLNSTLVFNIPNEAFSNPQSSNLGECISETIPQILGNTLLQIELISSGIAVQTTSTRLLTITMEIDSASVGLGWSAANTVIYMSDNLSSATLELLGSDPPHSILIADFSASDTTGLAPLSVNFIDESNGNIDIWEWDFQNDGEIDSYEQNPSYTYSNNGSYSVSLTITDENDSTVTKEKNNFITVYSNVFPAPPANITIQLNGLDATINWASVDTTIYGNPISVDGYVIYSSNLPDSAFTILTSTADTFYVDTNVSSSKIFYKITAYVGELSDFQKIISEHPDLKMGDVERLPDRR